The Cervus canadensis isolate Bull #8, Minnesota chromosome 29, ASM1932006v1, whole genome shotgun sequence genome includes a window with the following:
- the RCOR2 gene encoding REST corepressor 2 isoform X2 produces the protein MPSVMEKPSAGSGILSRSRAKTAPNGGQPHSEDDSSEEEHSHDSMIRVGTNYQAVIPECKPESPARYSNKELKGMLVWSPNHCVSDAKLDKYIAMAKEKHGYNIEQALGMLLWHKHDVEKSLADLANFTPFPDEWTVEDKVLFEQAFGFHGKCFQRIQQMLPDKLIPSLVKYYYSWKKTRSRTSVMDRQARRLGGRKDKEDSDELEEGRGAVSEGEPDAGDPKREPLPSRPLNARPGPGKKEAQGSQYRHHPLRTRRRPPKGMYLSPEGLTAVSGSPDLANLTLRGLDSQLISLKRQVQSMKQTNSSLRQALEGGIDPLRPPEANTKFNSRWTTDEQLLAVQGPDYIRLHVGTPIGAPCAAPSSTPRLAVPAAPTAEATLAHGPHPASPATPTPAGPFPSAPAGPQPAAATSHPPCPGCLPPQCPPWPSAPTHPDWSPSGASSTLALSPEALHQPEAPEPLGRASLGTSGFTKDRRD, from the exons ATGCCCTCGGTGATGGAGAAACCGAGCGCGGGCTCCGGGATCCTGTCCCGCAGCCGGGCCAAGACGGCGCCCAACGGCGGACAGCCGCACTCGGAGGATGACAGCAGCGAGGAGGAGCACTCGCACG ACAGCATGATCCGCGTTGGAACCAATTACCAGGCCGTAATTCCGGAGTGCAAGCCTG AGAGCCCCGCACGCTACAGTAACAAGGAGCTGAAGGGGATGTTGGTGTGGTCCCCCAACCACTGTGTGTCAGATGCCAAGC TTGACAAGTACATTGCGATGGCCAAGGAGAAGCACGGTTACAACATCGAGCAG GCACTGGGCATGCTCCTGTGGCATAAACACGACGTAGAGAAGTCGCTGGCTGACCTGGCCAACTTCACCCCATTCCCGGATGAGTGGACGGTAGAGGACAAAGTGCTGTTTGAACAGGCCTTTGGCTTCCATGGCAAGTGCTTTCAGCGGATCCAGCAGATG ctgccTGACAAGCTGATTCCCAGCCTGGTGAAGTATTACTACTCTTGGAAGAAGACCCGCAGCCGGACCAGTGTGATGGACAGACAGGCTCGGCGGCTTGGGGGCCGAAAGGACAAGGAAGACAG CGATGAGCTTGAAGAGGGACGAGGAGCCGTTAGTGAGGGGGAGCCGGACGCTGGAGACCCCAAGAGAGAG CCTCTGCCCTCTCGGCCCCTGAATGCCCGCCCGGGCCCAGGAAAGAAGGAGGCCCAGGGCTCCCAGTACCGCCATCATCCGCTGAGAACTCGGAGGCGCCCGCCCAAAGGCATGTACCTGAGCCCCGAGGGCCTCACCGCAGTGTCGGGGAGCCCGGACCTTGCCAACCTCACGCTTCGAGGTCTTGACTCCCAGCTCATCTCCCTCAAGCGCCAG GTGCAAAGCATGAAGCAGACCAATAGCAGCCTCCGCCAAGCCCTGGAGGGCGGCATTGATCCACTCCGCCCCCCTGAG GCCAATACCAAGTTCAACTCCCGCTGGACCACGGATGAGCAGCTCTTGGCTGTACAAG GTCCAGATTACATCCGTCTCCACGTCGGGACCCCGATCGGGGCCCCCTGCGccgccccctcctccaccccccgcCTCGCTGTCCCAGCCGCCCCCACTGCTGAGGCCACCCTTGCCCACGGCCCCCACCCTGCTTCGCCAGCCACCCCCACTCCAGCAGGGCCGTTTCCTTCAGCCCCGGCTGGCCCCCAACCAGCCGCCGCCACCTCTCATCCGCCCTGCCCTGGCTGCCTCCCGCCACAGTGCCCGCCCTGGCCCtcagcccccacccaccctgaTTGGAGCCCCTCTGGAGCCTCCAGCACCCTCGCTCTGAGCCCTGAGGCTCTCCACCAACCAGAGGCTCCAGAACCCCTCGGCAGGGCATCCTTGGGGACCTCCGGCTTCACCAAGGACAGAAGGGACTAG
- the RCOR2 gene encoding REST corepressor 2 isoform X1, with protein sequence MPSVMEKPSAGSGILSRSRAKTAPNGGQPHSEDDSSEEEHSHDSMIRVGTNYQAVIPECKPESPARYSNKELKGMLVWSPNHCVSDAKLDKYIAMAKEKHGYNIEQALGMLLWHKHDVEKSLADLANFTPFPDEWTVEDKVLFEQAFGFHGKCFQRIQQMLPDKLIPSLVKYYYSWKKTRSRTSVMDRQARRLGGRKDKEDSDELEEGRGAVSEGEPDAGDPKREPLPSRPLNARPGPGKKEAQGSQYRHHPLRTRRRPPKGMYLSPEGLTAVSGSPDLANLTLRGLDSQLISLKRQVQSMKQTNSSLRQALEGGIDPLRPPEANTKFNSRWTTDEQLLAVQAIRRYGKDFGAIAEVIGNKTLTQVKTFFVSYRRRFNLEEVLQEWEAEQDGAPGAPVPMEEARRGAPLPAPALEEDDEVQITSVSTSGPRSGPPAPPPPPPPASLSQPPPLLRPPLPTAPTLLRQPPPLQQGRFLQPRLAPNQPPPPLIRPALAASRHSARPGPQPPPTLIGAPLEPPAPSL encoded by the exons ATGCCCTCGGTGATGGAGAAACCGAGCGCGGGCTCCGGGATCCTGTCCCGCAGCCGGGCCAAGACGGCGCCCAACGGCGGACAGCCGCACTCGGAGGATGACAGCAGCGAGGAGGAGCACTCGCACG ACAGCATGATCCGCGTTGGAACCAATTACCAGGCCGTAATTCCGGAGTGCAAGCCTG AGAGCCCCGCACGCTACAGTAACAAGGAGCTGAAGGGGATGTTGGTGTGGTCCCCCAACCACTGTGTGTCAGATGCCAAGC TTGACAAGTACATTGCGATGGCCAAGGAGAAGCACGGTTACAACATCGAGCAG GCACTGGGCATGCTCCTGTGGCATAAACACGACGTAGAGAAGTCGCTGGCTGACCTGGCCAACTTCACCCCATTCCCGGATGAGTGGACGGTAGAGGACAAAGTGCTGTTTGAACAGGCCTTTGGCTTCCATGGCAAGTGCTTTCAGCGGATCCAGCAGATG ctgccTGACAAGCTGATTCCCAGCCTGGTGAAGTATTACTACTCTTGGAAGAAGACCCGCAGCCGGACCAGTGTGATGGACAGACAGGCTCGGCGGCTTGGGGGCCGAAAGGACAAGGAAGACAG CGATGAGCTTGAAGAGGGACGAGGAGCCGTTAGTGAGGGGGAGCCGGACGCTGGAGACCCCAAGAGAGAG CCTCTGCCCTCTCGGCCCCTGAATGCCCGCCCGGGCCCAGGAAAGAAGGAGGCCCAGGGCTCCCAGTACCGCCATCATCCGCTGAGAACTCGGAGGCGCCCGCCCAAAGGCATGTACCTGAGCCCCGAGGGCCTCACCGCAGTGTCGGGGAGCCCGGACCTTGCCAACCTCACGCTTCGAGGTCTTGACTCCCAGCTCATCTCCCTCAAGCGCCAG GTGCAAAGCATGAAGCAGACCAATAGCAGCCTCCGCCAAGCCCTGGAGGGCGGCATTGATCCACTCCGCCCCCCTGAG GCCAATACCAAGTTCAACTCCCGCTGGACCACGGATGAGCAGCTCTTGGCTGTACAAG CCATCCGTAGGTATGGCAAAGACTTTGGGGCTATTGCAGAGGTGATTGGGAACAAGACTCTGACCCAGGTGAAGACCTTCTTTGTGAGCTACCGGCGCCGCTTCAATCTGGAGGAGGTGCTGCAGGAGTGGGAGGCCGAGCAGGATGGGGCCCCTGGAGCCCCGGTCCCCATGGAGGAGGCTAGGAGAGGGGCTCCCTTGCCAGCCCCAGCCCTAGAGGAAGATGATGAg GTCCAGATTACATCCGTCTCCACGTCGGGACCCCGATCGGGGCCCCCTGCGccgccccctcctccaccccccgcCTCGCTGTCCCAGCCGCCCCCACTGCTGAGGCCACCCTTGCCCACGGCCCCCACCCTGCTTCGCCAGCCACCCCCACTCCAGCAGGGCCGTTTCCTTCAGCCCCGGCTGGCCCCCAACCAGCCGCCGCCACCTCTCATCCGCCCTGCCCTGGCTGCCTCCCGCCACAGTGCCCGCCCTGGCCCtcagcccccacccaccctgaTTGGAGCCCCTCTGGAGCCTCCAGCACCCTCGCTCTGA